In the genome of Microbacterium paraoxydans, the window TCCGATACCCGCTCGCTCTCGGCCAGGGCAACTTCGGCTCCCCCGGAAACATGGGCGCGGCGGCACCGCGGTACACCGAGACGAAAATGGCCCCGCTCGCGCTCGAGATGGTGCGCGACATCGAAGAGGACACCGTCGACTTCGCCGACAACTACGACGGTCAGACCCAGGAGCCGACGGTTCTGCCGTCCCGGTTCCCGAACCTCCTCGTCAACGGCTCGGTCGGCATCGCGGTCGGCATGGCGACCAACATCCCGCCGCACAACCTCCGTGAGGTATCCGATGCCGCGCTGTGGGCGCTGGACAACCCGGACCTCCCCCGGGAGCAGCTGCTGGACGGGCTGATCCAGCGCATCCCCGGACCGGACTTCCCGACCGGCGCGCAGATCCTCGGCACGAAGGGCATCCACGAGGCGTACCGCACCGGCCGCGGCTCGATCACGATGCGCGCGGTCGTCAACGTCGAGGAGATCCAGGGGCGGACCTGCCTGGTCATCACCGAGCTGCCGTACCAGGTGAACCCCGACAACGTGGCCGTCAAGATCGGCGACCTCGCGCGCGACGGCAAGATCACCGGCATCGCCGACATCCGCGACGAGTCCTCGGACCGCACGGGTCAGCGCCTCGTCGTCGTGCTCAAGCGCGATGCCGTGGCGAAGGTGGTGCTGAACAACCTCTACAAGCACACGCAGCTGCAGGAGAACTTCGGCGCGAACATGCTCGCGATCGTGGACGGCGTGCCCCGGACGCTCGCGATCGACGGCTTCATCTCGAACTGGATCGCCCACCAGATCGACGTCATCGTGCGACGGACGCAGTTCCGGCTGAACGAGGCCGAGAAGCGCATGCACATCCTGCGCGGCTACCTGAAGGCGCTCGACGCGCTCGATGAGGTGATCGCGCTCATCCGCCGGTCGCAGACGACCCAAGATGCGAACGAGGGTCTGCAGAAGCTCCTCGACATCGACGAGATCCAGGCCGATGCGATCCTGCAGATGCAGCTCCGTCGCCTCGCCGCACTGGAGCGTCAGAAGATCATCGACCAGGCGAACGAGCTCGAGGCGCTCATCGCGGACTACAAGGCGATCCTCGCCGATGAGGGCCGGCAGCGGACGATCATCCGCGAAGAGCTCACCGCGATCGTCGACCGGTTCGGGGACGAGCGGCGCACGCACATCCTGCACGGCTTCGACGGCGACGTCTCGATGGAAGACCTCATCGCCGAGGAGGAGATGGTCGTCACCGTCACGCGCGAGGGCTACATCAAGCGCACGCGCAGCGACAACTACCGTTCGCAGCACCGGGGTGGCAAGGGCGTCAAGGGCGCCCAGCTCCGCGCCGACGACATCGTTGAGCACTTCTTCGTCACGACGACCCATCACTGGCTGCTGTTCTTCACCGACAAGGGCCGGGTCTACCGCGCGAAGACGTACGAGGTGCCGGAGGCCGGGCGTGACGCGAAGGGCACGCACGTCGCGAACCTCCTCGCGCTGCAGCCGGACGAGAGCATCGCGCAGGTCCTCGACATCCGCGACTACGCGGTGGCCGACTACCTCGTCCTCGCCACGCGCGAAGGCCTGGTCAAGAAGACCCGCCTCGACAACTACGACACCAACCGCCAGGGCGGCGTGATCGCGATCCGGCTGAACGACGAGGACGAGCTGGTCAGCGCCCTCCTCGTCAACGCCGAGGACGACATCCTCCTCATCAGCCGCAAGGGCATGTCGGTGCGGTTCCAGGCGACCGACGAGGCCCTGCGCCCGATGGGTCGCGCCACCGCCGGCGTGAAGGGCATGAAGTTCCGCGAGGGCGACAGCCTGCTGTCCGCTTCGGTCGCCGCACTCGGGAAGTATGTGTTCGTCGTGACCGACGGCGGCTATGCCAAGCGCACCGCCGTCAAGGAATACCGGGTCCAGGGGCGCGGCGGATACGGCATCAAGGTCGCCAAGCTGAACGACGATCGGGGCACTCTCGCGGGCGGTCTGATCGTGTCCGAGGACGACGAGGTCTTGGTGGTTCTGTCCAGCGGCAAGGTGGTACGCTCTGCCGTGGCCGAGGTCCCCGCCAAGGGTCGCGACACCATGGGAGTGGTGTTCGCCCGCACGACGGAGGCCGACCGCATCCTCGCCATCGCCCGGAACGGTGAGCGTGGTCTCACCGAAGAGGAGACCGAGCCGGATGCCGATGCCGAGGCCCCCCAGACGACTGAGACACCCGAGGATACAGACGCATGAGCACAGTGGCCGACAAGCTGGCGAAGAAGTCGACACGGAAAACCGGCGGTAAGCAGGTCCGTCTGCGGCTCGTCTACGTCGACTTCTGGTCCGCCGTGAAGCTCTCCTTCCTGGGAGCGGTCGCGCTGGCCGTCGTCACGATGGTGTCGTTCTTCCTGATCTTCCTCGTGTTGCAGGCCACCGGCATCATGTCCACCGCCGACGAGTTCGTGCGCAGCTTCACCGACGGCGCCATCCCGCTGTCCGAGCTGGTGGGGCTGCCGCAGGTCATGGCGTTCGCCGCCGTCGTCGCGATCCTCAACCTCATCGTGTTCACGGTGCTCGGCGCCGTCGTCGCCGGAATCTACAACCTGGCCGTGAAGGTCACCGGCGGGCTGCTCGTCGGCTTCATGTCGAACTGAGCCTCCGAGACCCCGTCTTCCCGCCGAGACCCCGGCCTGCACACGGATGCAGGCCGGGGTTTCGGCGATAGGACGGGGTTTCGACGGGTGGGGGTAGGGAAAACCCGAACGGGAGTGTCCGGCTGACTCGGTGGGCGCGGTCGCGCGGCGGCCCTACCGTGGAAGCATGACCACACAGACTGCGACCCCCGCGGCCGCTGCGACCGGGAGGCCGCCGCTGCGCATCCCCCTCACGATCCTGCATCTCGCCGGCGTCGGGGTGATCGGGGGCGCCATCTTCGGGATGCTCGGCGGGCTCCTCGGCACCGGGCTCGGCCTCCTCTTCGTCTTCGGCGTCGGCATCGTGGTGCTCGTAGGCCTCGTGTACGCGCTCTTCGGCGTCGGCTGGTTCGAGATCGCCCGCATCGCCGGCCTGTACCGGGTGCCGAACGCCCCGCTGCGGCTCCAGCCCCGGGACCAGCCGGGCTTCGGCGGCTGGCTCCGCTCCCTCGGGCGGCAGGCCATCGACGGACGGATGTGGCGCGCGGTCGCGAACTTCGCCATCACCGCCGTCCTCGGGTTCGTGGTGCTCCGGCTGTTCTGGGCCTTCCTCTGGTCGATCTTCATCGCCTTCGCCCCGCTGACGTCGGTAGAGACGATCATCGGTCCCTTCGGTGGCGGGCAGATCCCGGTGTCCTGGGCGCTCCTGATCGGTATCCTCGGCGCGCTCGCCTCGGCGGCCGGCATCATCGGCCTCGCGCTCCTGGCTCGCACGCTGGCGCTGGCGATCGTCGCCCGGGCCCGGGAGGTCGAGCTCACCGAGCGTGTGCGGGCATCCACCGCCCAGCGGGAGGGAGCGGTCCGCGCGGCCGACCTGGAACGGACGCGGATCGAGCGCGACCTGCACGACGGCGTCCAGCCGCGGCTCGTCTCGGTCGGGATGACGCTGGGCCTCGCCCAGCAGAAGATAGACACCGACCCCGACGCCGCGAAGGAGCTCATCTCCGAGGCGCACACGTCGACGAAGGCAGCGATCACCGAGCTCCGGCAGCTCGCACGAGGCATCCACGCGTCGGTGCTCGACGACCGCGGCCTGGACGCCGCACTGTCGGCGCTCGCCAGCCGCTCCCCCATCCCCGTGCAGTTGGACGTGCGGATGGACCCTTCGACAAGCTCAGGGACCCAGGGTCGCGGCTCAGGGACCCAGGGTGGCGGCTCAGGGACCCAGGGTGGCGGCTCAGGGACCCAGGGGTACGGCTCAGGGACCCAGGGTGGCGGCTCAGGGACCCAGGGGTACGGCTCAGGGACCCAGGGTGGCGGCTCGGGGAGCCAGGGTTACGGCTCCGGGGCCGCGCGGCCGGGGCGCGATGCGGAGGCGGCGGTGTACTTCTCCATCGCCGAGTCGCTGACCAACGCGGCGAAGCACTCCCGAGCGAGCGAAGCGCGCGTCACGGTCCGGCTCCGTGAGGGGAACACCCTCTGGGCGCGGGTCGAGGACAACGGCATGGGCGGCGCCCAGGTGATCCCGGGCGGAGGCCTCGACGGCATCGCGAACCGGATCCTCGCCGCCGGCGGGACCTTTCGACTCGACAGCCCCCAGGGCGGTCCGACCAGCCTGGAGGTGAACGTGCCATGCGCATCCTGATCTGCGAGGATTCCGTCCTCCTGCGCGAGGGCCTGGTGCGCCTCCTCGAAGACGCAGGCCACGAGGTGGTCGCCGCGCTCACCGACACGACCGGTCTTCGCGAGGCCGTGCTCTCGACCACGCCCGACCTCTGCATCCTGGACGTGCGGCTGCCGCCCACCTTCACGGACGAGGGCATCCGCGCGGCCCTGGATCTGCGGGCCATGCACCCGGCGCTCGCCATCCTCGTGCTCTCGCAGTACGTGGAGGAGCGCTACGCGTCCGACCTCATCGCCGCGCAGGGCGGTCCGCTCGGCTATCTCCTGAAGGACCGGGTGGCGGACGTCGCCGAGTTCATCGATTCGGTGCAGCGCATCGCCGACGGCGCCACGGTGCTGGACCCGGAAGTGGTGGCTCAGCTCCTGACCCGGCGGAACCGCGACGACCGCATGATGCGGCTCACCGAGCGGGAGCGCACCGTGCTGGCCCTGCTCGCCGAGGGCAAGTCGAACCAGGCGATCGCCGGCCTCCTCTTCCTCTCGGCGGCGAGCGTCGAGAAGCACATCACCTCCATCTTCCAGAAGCTGGGCTTCGAACAGGACGAGTCGGGCAACCGCCGCGTGCTCGCCGCCCTCGCCCACCTCGAGAACACGGGCGGCACGACGCCGCCGAACGGCCAGACAGGAGTCACACGATGACCACCGAGAACACCGGAGCACAGGGGGGACACACCCCGATCACTCCTCCCCCGCCGCCGTCCGCGGCCTTACCCACGCCGGCGCCCGGCGCGCCCGGACCCCAGCGCTCGTCCGGAGCGACGGCGGTGATGATCGTCACCGCCGTGGTCGGTGGGATCGCCCTGCTCGGAGCCGGAGGCACGGCGGCCGTCGCGGCGACCGGCACCCTCCTCTCCTCCAGCCGGCCGGATTCGGTGCAGACGGTGGACGTCGACGGCGTCACCGCGATCGATCTCGACGCCGACGCGAGTATGGTCCGCATCGACTTCGGCGATGTGGACGCGGCGGAGCTCTCCGTGACCAACGGCCGCGGTTCGTGGACGTTCGAGCGCGAGGCGGACGAGCTCGTCGTCCGGAGTCCTCGGCCGGCCTTCGGCTGGTGGTTCGGCAACTGGTTCGGCGACGACGAGCGTGCCGTCCTCACCCTTCCGGAGGAGCTCAGCGGCTCCGACCTCGACGCGAGTCTCACGCTCGATGCCGGCGCTCTCGACGTCTCCGGTGAGTTCGGCACGCTGGAGGTCCAGATCAACGCCGGATCCCTCGACGTCTCCGGTGCGGCCTCGGCCTTCGATGTGCAGATGAATGCGGGACGCGCGGACGTCCTCCTGGACGGCGTCGACCAGGCGGATCTCGGCATCGCTGCAGGCGATCTGACGGTGGAGCTGACCGGCGATGCGCCGACGACGACCACGATCGACGTGAGCGCCGGATCGCTGAATCTGACCCTTCCCGACGTGGAGTATCGGATCAGTCAGGACGTCAACGCGGGCTCGTTCGATGCCCGGGTCGACGAGTCCCCGAGCGCTCGCCGCACGATCGACGTGTCCGTGTCGGCCGGCAGCGTGGACGTCAGTCCGGGACGGTGACCCGGCCGAGGGCGAGGATCCCGGAGGGGGTCCTCGCCCTCGATTCGGATTTTCGCCGAAACTCCGGTAAAGTTCTGGAGGTTGACGGGGCTATAGCTCAGGCGGTTAGAGCGCTTCACTGATAATGAAGAGGTCCCAGGTTCAAGTCCTGGTAGCCCCACCCTTTCAATTCAAGAATTCCCTCACGGGGCCTTAGCTCAGTTGGTAGAGCGCCTGCTTTGCAAGCAGGATGTCAGGAGTTCGAATCTCCTAGGCTCCACCATCCTCTCCCTCACCGGTCGGCCGGCGTGAGTTCGTGCGGCGCCGTGTTCAGTCGCTCGGCCCCGTCTGCCGTCACGACCACGATGTCCTCGATGCGGGCTCCCCACTCGTCGGCGAAGTAGATGCCGGGCTCGATGCTGAAGGCCATGCCCTCGCGGAGCACGAGGTCGTTGCCGGGCGCGATGTAGGGCTCCTCGTGCACCGAGACGCCGATCCCGTGACCCGTGCGATGCAGGAACGCGTCGCCGAGCCCCGCCTCCGCGAGAACCGAGCGGGCGGCCGCGTCGACCTCCGCCGCGGTGACCCCGGGGTGCACCGCATCCACGGCGGCCTGCTGCGCCCGGACGAGAGTGGCGATCCGGTCCGCGGCTGCCGGATCGGGCGTTCCGACGACGTAGGTCCTCGTGCTGTCCGAGTTGTAGCCGCTCGGAACGGCACCCCCGATGTCGACGACCACCACATCGCCGTCCTCGATGACCCGGTCGGAGACCTCGTGGTGCGGGTCGGCCCCGTTGGGCCCCGACCCGACGATGACGAACTCGACGGTCCGATGCCCCTCCTCCACGATCGCCGCGGCGATGTCGGCGGCGACCTCCCGCTCGGTGCGGCCGGCGCGCAGCCAGCCGGGCACGCGGCGGTGCACGGCATCGATCGCCGCGCCGGCTCGGCGCAGCTCGGCGATCTCCTCGTCGTCCTTGGTCATCCGGCCCTCGCGGAGCACCGGCGTGGCGAGTTCGAGCCGGGCCTGCAGCCCTTCCCCGATCGGGACGACGTGCAGCGCGGGAAGCGCATCCGACACCCCGACGCGGGAGACGGGACCGGTCGCCGCGGCGACGAGGGCGTACGGATCGTCGCCGTCGACCCAATCGGCGACGGTCAGTCCGAGTTCTCCGACGGCCGTGCTGCGCACCTTGGCGAGCTCCATCCGCGGGACGATGACCGTCGCCGCGCCCTGCGGCGGCAGGACGAGGGCGGTCAGCCGCTCGATGGTGTCACCCTCGACACCGAGGAGGTACTGCAGGTCGGGGCCGGGACCGACGATGATCGCGTCGAGGCCAGCCTCCTTGGCGCGCTCCTGCGCGCGTGCGAGACGGCGGGCGTAGACGGCGGCGGAGAAGGGAAGGGTGCTCACAGGCACCACGCTAACGCGCGCGACCCCGCTGCGTCAGATCCACTTCGGGATCAGCTGATCGCCTGGCGGATGCGTCCGGCGAGGAACTCGAGGTCCTTCTCCGTGAGCGCGGTCACCGCGTACGCGGTCGGCCAGACGGTGCCGTCATCGAGGTTGGAGATCGGCTCGAACCCGAAGGTGCCGTAGCGGACCTTGAACTTGCTGGCCGGCTGGAAGAAGCACAGCACCTTCCCGTCGCGCCCCCACGCGGGCATACCGTAGTACGTGCGCGGCACGAGGTCCGGCGCCACCTCGGAGACCAGCGCGTGCAGCTTCTCCGCAAGGGCCCTGTCCTCATCGGTGAGCTTGGCGACGGCCTCCTTCAGGTCGGCCTCTCCGGCCGCGCGCAGCTCCTCCGGCGACTTCTTCGCTCGCGAGCGTCGCGTGCGGGCCTCCTTGGCGGCGGCCTGCATGGCCTCGCGCTCCTCGGCGGTGAAGTTCTTCTCGGTGTCAGCCATGATGTTCCTCTCGTGGGCCGGATGATGCTCCCAGCGTAGGGACGGCGCGTGATGTCGGGCTTCTCGATTCGTGATCGATCACCCCGATCGTCACGCGGCGAGGGACGGCCCGAGACCCGGATAAGGTGTGACGCATGGACCTGCGCGTCGCCGCATACGGGGTCGTCACCGATGAGGGTGGGCGCCTCCTGCTGGCGCGGTGGACGGAGGGCCGACGCGTGGCGTGGACGCTCCCGGGCGGCGGCCTGGAACCGGGCGAGGCGCCGGAGGATGCGGTGCGGCGGGAGCTCCGCGAGGAGACCGGGTACACGGTCCGGGTCGGGCAACTCCTCGGCATCCACTCCCGTGTCATCCCGGCCGGACGGCGCGTGCAGAAGTCGTCCGACCCCCTGCATACCCTGCGCATCGTTTATCGGGCCGAGGTCACCGGGGGGAAGCTGCGCTGGGAGACGGACGGCTCCACCGATCGCGCCGAGTGGTTCGCGCTCTCCGCTGTCGCCGGACTGCAGCGTGTACGGCTGGTGGACATCGCCCTGCGGATGGCCGGCCTGCTCTGAGGCTCCGGCGACGGTCAGCGCTCTTCGGGCACCGAGATGTCGGCGACGGTCGCCCCGTACGCCGCGATGAGGGCGTCGGCGTCGACGAAGAGGCTGTATCCGTGCGCGCCCGCGCCCATCGCGACCCGCTCGCCGACGATGGACGCGTCGGCGTAGACAGGCCAATCCGTGGTGCTGCCGATCGGGACGATGGTTCCGCGCTCGTAACCGGTCGCCGCGAGAGCGAGCTCGGGTTCGGGCAGGCGGAGTTTGTTCACTCCGACGACGGCCCGCAGCTTCGGCCAGGAGATGGACCGACCACCGGGGATGAGCGCGAACAGATAGGTGTCGTCCGAGCGCTTGACCACGAGGGTCTTCACGATGCCGGACGGCGGGATGCCGAGGATCTCGGCGGCTTCGACGAGGCTACGCGCCTGCGGCCGCTCGCGGATCTCGATGTCGAGTCCGCGGGCGGCCGCAGCATCCCTCACCCGCGCGTGCGGGTCGGGAGTGGTCACGCGTCGGGAGCCGACAGCGGGTCGTCGGCGACCCAGAGCTCGTCGTCGGCCCGCAGCGCCTGCCAGGCGGCGTACAGCACGCCGACGGCGGCCGCAGCACCCAGGACGATGGCGATGACGGATCCGAGACCGGGACCCTTCTTCTGCGAGACGGCCTTGCGGGCCTTGTACTCGACGCCGTGGCGCTTGGCGTTCGCGACGTCCCAGGCGGTCAGCGCCGTACCGACGACGCCGCCCACGATCGGAACGACCTTGTCGTCCACGACGTGCTTGCCGGCCTTGACCGAGCGGTCCACGACCGGGGCGACGCGGCGGTTGTAGGTGTCCTGGACCACCGGGACGATCTGCTCGCGATTGAAGTTGCCGAGCTGGCGACCCGCCTCACGAGCGACGTCGGCAGCGTGGCCGACGAGCACCTGCTGGTCTTCCCACAGCTGGTTCGCGTCCTTCTGAAGACGACGAAGCTGCTTCTTCCGCTTGCGGCTGAGGCTCACGATGCTCTCCTGTCCATTGGAGTACGGGTTCCCCATCTTGCCACGAGAGGCTGGATGCGGCGAGGGAATCGCCCGCCCCTTGCATCATCGGCTCCCGCGTTGTACATGCCCGGCTCGCTCACCGGAAGCTCTGCGAGAATGAACGCATGGTTCACGCTTCCCACGTCGCAACTCTGCACACCAACCACGGTGACATCGTCATCAACCTCTTCGGCGACCACGCCCCGAAGACGGTCAAGAACTTCGTCGGCCTCGCCGACGGCTCCCAGGAGTGGACGCACCCCGCCACCGGCAAGCCGGGCGAGGGTCCCCTCTACAAGGACGTCATCTTCCACCGCATCATCCCGAACTTCATGATCCAGGGCGGCGACCCGCTCGGCCAGGGCGTCGGCGGTCCGGGGTACAACTTCGACGACGAGATCAACAACGAGCTCAACTTCAACGAGCCCTACATCCTCGCGATGGCCAACGCGGGCCTCCGCCGCAACGCCATCACCGGCAAGGTCGAGGGCACCAACGGCTCGCAGTTCTTCATCACGACCGACCCGACCCCGTGGCTGCAGGGCAAGCACACGATCTTCGGGGAGGTCGCCGACGACGCATCGCGCAAGGTCGTCGACGCGATCTCCGCGGTCCCGACGGCGGCGGGCGACCGCCCGATCGAGCCCGTGGTGCTGCAGTCGATCGACATCGTCGCCGCCTGACGACAGCGACGGCCGATCCGGATGACGACGCCCGAGTTCACGAACAACCGTGAGAACTTCTGCTACCGGCATCCGGATCGGCAGTCCTTCGTGCTCTGCCAGCGGTGCCTGCGCACCATCTGCCCCGAGTGTCAGACGCCTGCCCCGGTCGGCGTCATCTGCCCGGAGTGCATGAACGCGGAGCGCAAGAACCGCACCCCCGCCCAGAAGAAGGCCGCGCGTCGGTGGCGTGGTGGTGGGGCCACGACCATGGGTGCCGTGCGCAGCGGCAAGCCCGTCGTCACGTACGTCCTGCTGGCGGTGACGTCGTTCATCGGCCTGGTGCAGCTGATCCCCGGGCTCAACGCCCCGATCATCCAGGCTCTCGGCTTCTACGCGCCGTTCCTCTACCCGAACCTCTCCCTCCTGCCGTTCGAGCCGTGGCGATTGCTGACCGTGCTGTTCGTGCATGGGGGCTTCGTGCATCTCGCGCTGAACATGCTCGCCCTGTGGATGCTCGGACAGAACCTCGAACCGATGCTCGGTCGTGTCCGCTATCTCGCGCTGTACCTCATCAGCGGTCTCGGCGGATCCGTCGCGGTGGCCGTCCTCGCTCCGGAGACGTGGACGGTCGGCGCCTCCGGGGCGATCTTCGGGCTCCTGGCGTCCCTCCTGATCATCGGACGCCACATCGGGGCCAACGTCACCGGCATCCTCGTGATCCTCGGCATCAACTTCGCCTTCGGGTTCTTCGCCGGTGGCATCTCCTGGCAGGCGCACCTCGGCGGCGCGATCACGGGCGCGCTCGTCGCCCTCATCTACGTCCGCACGAAGCGCCGTGACCAGCGGACCTGGCAGGTCGTGTCGCTCGCCGCCCTGGTGGTTCTGTTGATCGTCGTGGTCGCCGTGGTGCCGCCCCTCATCCTTTTGGCCTGATCCTGAGTTGTTAACAGGGTTGTTAACCCCTGTGAATAACATCGGTGTAATTCTCCCCAGTGTGGGGATAACCTGTGGATAACTCGACGCCTGCCGCACAGACGAAAGGAACCCCCCGCCGAAGAGGCGAGGGGTTCCTTTCGTTCTGAGCGGTCAGCGCCAGCGAGTGGTCATGAGGAATCCGATGAGGGCGATGCCCAGACCGATGGCCAGATTCCAGTTGTCGAGGCCGGGGATGGGGAACTGCATGCCCGAGATGTAGAAGACGAGGATCCAGGCGAGGCCGAGGAGCATGAAGCCGATCATCACCGGCTTGAACCAGACGGCGTTGGGAGCGGCGTCGCCCTCGGCGCGCTCGACGGCGGGTTCTTCGGTCTTGCGGTCACGTGCCATGCCGTCATTGTACCCGGGAGACCTCGGCGCCGACGAGACGTGAGGACGTCGATCGGCGGCGCCCCGACTCCTGCTGCACAGGTCGGGCGGATATGATCACGCCCATGACTGCATCTGTCGTGCCTGGGGGGCGGCGCGAGCGGCGGCAGCGACCCCGGTCGCGCGCCACGTTCGCGAGTGTGCTCGGCGAACTCCTCCTGACCGCCGGCGTCGTCGTGCTCCTCTTCGTCGCCTGGCAGATGTGGATCGGCGACATCATCATCGCGGCCCAGAAGAACGAGGAGGGGGCCGCGATCTCGCAGCAGCTCGCCGCGGGGGAGGCACCGGAACTGCCGCCGCTGGTCGAGACGGACGACGGTGAGACGGTCTACGAGGCGCCCGTCCCGGCGGCACCGGCCGACGGGGAGTGGTTCGGACAGATGCACATCCCTCGGTTCGGCGCCGACTACAACTTCGGCATCTACGGCGGCACGAGTCGCGCGCGCACCCTCGATCAGAAGGGCATCGGCGTCTACACGCAGTCGAAGATGCCTGGAGAGGTCGGCAACTTCTCGCTCGCCGGCCACCGCACGACCTGGGGCAAGCCGTTCAACCAGCTCGACAAGCTGCACGTCGGCGACGCGATCGTCGTGGAGACCCCTGACGGCTGGTACACCTATCGGTTCCGCACGCTGGAGTACGTGAAGCCGACGCAGACCGACGTGCTCGCCGATGTGCCGCAGATGCCGGAGCAGCAGACGGGGGAGCAGTACATCACCCTGACGGCCTGCTCACCGCTGTACTCGCTCGCCGAGCGCATCGTCGCGTACGGGGTGTTCGAGAGCTTCCAGCCGCGAGCCGAGGGACCCCCGTCCGCTCTGACCGACCCGCCGCCCCCGCCGGCCGCACCGTCCGTGTGACCCGCCTCCAGGAGAGAGAAGACCCATGTACGCCGCACTCTGGCGCCTGCTGCCCGGTCCCTGGTGGCTGCGCGTCCTCATCCTGCTCGTGGTGATCGCCGCGGTGCTCTACGCGCTGTTCTGGTACGTGTTCCCCTGGGTCAGCCCCCTCATCTCCCCCGGCGAGGTC includes:
- the gyrA gene encoding DNA gyrase subunit A, with translation MTDEERPDITEGHEHGKIDQVDLQSEMQRSYLDYAMAVIVGRALPDVRDGLKPVHRRVIYGMYDGGFRPDKSFSKCARVVGEVMGQYHPHGDSAIYDALVRLVQPWSLRYPLALGQGNFGSPGNMGAAAPRYTETKMAPLALEMVRDIEEDTVDFADNYDGQTQEPTVLPSRFPNLLVNGSVGIAVGMATNIPPHNLREVSDAALWALDNPDLPREQLLDGLIQRIPGPDFPTGAQILGTKGIHEAYRTGRGSITMRAVVNVEEIQGRTCLVITELPYQVNPDNVAVKIGDLARDGKITGIADIRDESSDRTGQRLVVVLKRDAVAKVVLNNLYKHTQLQENFGANMLAIVDGVPRTLAIDGFISNWIAHQIDVIVRRTQFRLNEAEKRMHILRGYLKALDALDEVIALIRRSQTTQDANEGLQKLLDIDEIQADAILQMQLRRLAALERQKIIDQANELEALIADYKAILADEGRQRTIIREELTAIVDRFGDERRTHILHGFDGDVSMEDLIAEEEMVVTVTREGYIKRTRSDNYRSQHRGGKGVKGAQLRADDIVEHFFVTTTHHWLLFFTDKGRVYRAKTYEVPEAGRDAKGTHVANLLALQPDESIAQVLDIRDYAVADYLVLATREGLVKKTRLDNYDTNRQGGVIAIRLNDEDELVSALLVNAEDDILLISRKGMSVRFQATDEALRPMGRATAGVKGMKFREGDSLLSASVAALGKYVFVVTDGGYAKRTAVKEYRVQGRGGYGIKVAKLNDDRGTLAGGLIVSEDDEVLVVLSSGKVVRSAVAEVPAKGRDTMGVVFARTTEADRILAIARNGERGLTEEETEPDADAEAPQTTETPEDTDA
- a CDS encoding DUF3566 domain-containing protein, which codes for MSTVADKLAKKSTRKTGGKQVRLRLVYVDFWSAVKLSFLGAVALAVVTMVSFFLIFLVLQATGIMSTADEFVRSFTDGAIPLSELVGLPQVMAFAAVVAILNLIVFTVLGAVVAGIYNLAVKVTGGLLVGFMSN
- a CDS encoding sensor histidine kinase, producing the protein MTTQTATPAAAATGRPPLRIPLTILHLAGVGVIGGAIFGMLGGLLGTGLGLLFVFGVGIVVLVGLVYALFGVGWFEIARIAGLYRVPNAPLRLQPRDQPGFGGWLRSLGRQAIDGRMWRAVANFAITAVLGFVVLRLFWAFLWSIFIAFAPLTSVETIIGPFGGGQIPVSWALLIGILGALASAAGIIGLALLARTLALAIVARAREVELTERVRASTAQREGAVRAADLERTRIERDLHDGVQPRLVSVGMTLGLAQQKIDTDPDAAKELISEAHTSTKAAITELRQLARGIHASVLDDRGLDAALSALASRSPIPVQLDVRMDPSTSSGTQGRGSGTQGGGSGTQGGGSGTQGYGSGTQGGGSGTQGYGSGTQGGGSGSQGYGSGAARPGRDAEAAVYFSIAESLTNAAKHSRASEARVTVRLREGNTLWARVEDNGMGGAQVIPGGGLDGIANRILAAGGTFRLDSPQGGPTSLEVNVPCAS
- a CDS encoding LuxR C-terminal-related transcriptional regulator, with product MRILICEDSVLLREGLVRLLEDAGHEVVAALTDTTGLREAVLSTTPDLCILDVRLPPTFTDEGIRAALDLRAMHPALAILVLSQYVEERYASDLIAAQGGPLGYLLKDRVADVAEFIDSVQRIADGATVLDPEVVAQLLTRRNRDDRMMRLTERERTVLALLAEGKSNQAIAGLLFLSAASVEKHITSIFQKLGFEQDESGNRRVLAALAHLENTGGTTPPNGQTGVTR
- a CDS encoding DUF4097 family beta strand repeat-containing protein, yielding MIVTAVVGGIALLGAGGTAAVAATGTLLSSSRPDSVQTVDVDGVTAIDLDADASMVRIDFGDVDAAELSVTNGRGSWTFEREADELVVRSPRPAFGWWFGNWFGDDERAVLTLPEELSGSDLDASLTLDAGALDVSGEFGTLEVQINAGSLDVSGAASAFDVQMNAGRADVLLDGVDQADLGIAAGDLTVELTGDAPTTTTIDVSAGSLNLTLPDVEYRISQDVNAGSFDARVDESPSARRTIDVSVSAGSVDVSPGR
- a CDS encoding M24 family metallopeptidase; amino-acid sequence: MSTLPFSAAVYARRLARAQERAKEAGLDAIIVGPGPDLQYLLGVEGDTIERLTALVLPPQGAATVIVPRMELAKVRSTAVGELGLTVADWVDGDDPYALVAAATGPVSRVGVSDALPALHVVPIGEGLQARLELATPVLREGRMTKDDEEIAELRRAGAAIDAVHRRVPGWLRAGRTEREVAADIAAAIVEEGHRTVEFVIVGSGPNGADPHHEVSDRVIEDGDVVVVDIGGAVPSGYNSDSTRTYVVGTPDPAAADRIATLVRAQQAAVDAVHPGVTAAEVDAAARSVLAEAGLGDAFLHRTGHGIGVSVHEEPYIAPGNDLVLREGMAFSIEPGIYFADEWGARIEDIVVVTADGAERLNTAPHELTPADR
- a CDS encoding iron chaperone codes for the protein MADTEKNFTAEEREAMQAAAKEARTRRSRAKKSPEELRAAGEADLKEAVAKLTDEDRALAEKLHALVSEVAPDLVPRTYYGMPAWGRDGKVLCFFQPASKFKVRYGTFGFEPISNLDDGTVWPTAYAVTALTEKDLEFLAGRIRQAIS
- a CDS encoding NUDIX hydrolase — its product is MDLRVAAYGVVTDEGGRLLLARWTEGRRVAWTLPGGGLEPGEAPEDAVRRELREETGYTVRVGQLLGIHSRVIPAGRRVQKSSDPLHTLRIVYRAEVTGGKLRWETDGSTDRAEWFALSAVAGLQRVRLVDIALRMAGLL
- a CDS encoding aminoacyl-tRNA deacylase, which produces MTTPDPHARVRDAAAARGLDIEIRERPQARSLVEAAEILGIPPSGIVKTLVVKRSDDTYLFALIPGGRSISWPKLRAVVGVNKLRLPEPELALAATGYERGTIVPIGSTTDWPVYADASIVGERVAMGAGAHGYSLFVDADALIAAYGATVADISVPEER
- a CDS encoding peptidylprolyl isomerase, whose protein sequence is MVHASHVATLHTNHGDIVINLFGDHAPKTVKNFVGLADGSQEWTHPATGKPGEGPLYKDVIFHRIIPNFMIQGGDPLGQGVGGPGYNFDDEINNELNFNEPYILAMANAGLRRNAITGKVEGTNGSQFFITTDPTPWLQGKHTIFGEVADDASRKVVDAISAVPTAAGDRPIEPVVLQSIDIVAA